CACAATTGACAATCCAAGGCTGTTGAGTAAAGAACCACTTGCTAGAATGCCGATGAAATTTGCTAGGAAACTGCCTGCAGGGATGGAGGTGACTTGCTGGAAAGCCAGCTGAAGCATGGACTGGACTCATAGGAAAGCCTCCCAGAAGCCACTTGATGAAAGGGTAGTTGTTGACTCACTGGAAAGCTGTCACTGGTAAAAGGCTAGGAAGTGCTTTGGGGCACACGTGCAACTCATTAGCTGCCCTTGGGAGTGCTGAACTCACAGGATGAAGCCATTCATGGAGAGGTGCTGCTTGCCTCTTGAAAATGCTGGAGATGGGGTGTGTGCAAGAAGTTGTTCATCAGGAGGTACTACCAGATACTTTTGGAAACTGCTGGAGCAGGTTGGAAGTGGGGAAGCTAGCTAGGTACCACTTGCTGCTGGGGCACTACCAAAAAAGATATGCACCCTGCCAGAGGCCAGTCAGATGAGAACACTGGAACTAGGAGAGAAAACTTCTGTATTTGTCAgtattttccagagaaacaaaaccgaTAGGGGAGATAATatttatctctatctctatcatctctatctctatctctaacatctctgtcacctatctatctatctatctatctatctatctattataggaattggctcaagcggttatggaggctaagaagtcccccagtctgctgtctgcaagctggagaaccaggaaagccagtgtgtagaattcagtccaagtctgaaCGCCCAAGAACCAAGGGAGCCGATCTTGTAATGCCCAGTCTGAGGCCAAAGCCCTGAGAACTGGAGTAGAGTGGGTGTGCTAGTGTAAGTCCTGGAGTACCAGGAGCTCCAGTGTCTGAGGGCAGAAGAAGGATGTCTCAGCATGAAAGAGAGCAAGAAATTCCCCTTCCTTCACTACCTTTTTTTCTATGCAGTTCCTCAATGGATTGGATAATGTCTgcccacattggtgagggcagATCTTCTTTACCCCATCAGAACCCTGATTCAAATGGTAATCTCTTCTGGAAGAActctcacagacatacccagaaataatgtttttccagctatctgggcatcccttagcctagccaagttgacacataaaactaccCATCACATCTTCCTCCTCCAATGTACCTCCAGCACCCTCTATTGACAAAGTTTCTGAGTAGCGCTAGcacagtatatattttttccattctttgagTTTTAACctattatctttatatttaaaatgagtttcttttaggagcatatatttgggtctttCTTCTTCATACAATCTGACAATCACTGCCTTTTAAGTGAGATCTtcagaacatttacatttaatgtgatgaTCGATGTGACTGGTTTAAATCTACCAACTTGCTAAgtgttttccatttctcccacttattctgtattccttttttcctgctttcctttggactgaacattttttatgattgcattttaatcttctttgttggcttattagcaTATATCTGTATTTCATCtctttagtggttgctttagtgTTTATAGTATACAGCTTTAACTTATCAGGCTATCTTTCAAGGTATACCATACCACATCACTTACCAGAGTATAAGAACCCTACAACatataatgtcatatgtcaattatatctcgattaaaaaataattttataaaagaactTTATAACAGTaaactttcatttctcccttcctgatttttgtgctattattgtcatacttctacatatgttataaatccCACAAAACACTCTATTACCATTACTTTAAATAGGcaagttatcttttaaagagatttaaataatttttaaagtgtttgtaTTTACTCATGTAGTTCCCATTTTCTGTGGTCTTCTTTCCTTGGTATATACccagatttccatctggtatcattttccttctgcctgaaggacttcctATAACATTCTTTCTACATAGATCTGCTTGTGattaattttttcagcttttctatgTCAATaggtctttatttcacttttgaaaaatattttcacagcataaagaattctaggttgacagttttaATTTCAGGACTTTAAAGATATTGCTCCactgctttctctgttttctatcaTTTCCAACAAGCAATCTCCTGTcaccttttttcctcctctatatttaatgtattttttccctctggctgcttttaagattttctctttatcactggctttaagcaatttgattatgatgtgccttggtgtaaCTTCCCCCATGTTTCTTGGGCATGGAGGACATTGAGCTTCTgtgggtttataattttcatcaaatttagaaagtttttaaatcattatttcttcaaatattctttctgtcttccctcccttccttttctttgtgaaCTACAACTATACCTGTATTAGaccattatttaaattttcccatAGCTAACTGATGTGctgctttctccttttcagtatttttttctctctgtgcttcattttgaaTGCCTTCTAtggctatgtcttcaagttcacttattttttcttctgcaatgtcaaATCTGTTGTTGATCCCacccagtgtatttttcatttctagcagtTCAATTTGggtatttaaaaaatgtcttaagtCAATTATTATCAAGGTCTACTAAAACAGAGGACCCATGTCATTAATAACTAATCTAGACTTCTGGGAATTATGACTTCCAGTTTCAAAGGCTAATATGtttgaaattaaacaaaaggGAAGTTAAGAAGTGGTCCAGAAGATAAGACACTCATCTTGATCACTGAATGTAACATTTTCAAGATTTAGAAAATTGAGACAGTTACAGATGAAACAATTATGTCTCTAAGTAGGAGTCCAGAGAGTATGTTAGgagagaatttatatttttatctgtataaTGCACCTAATAAACTGTgagattaaagataaaaaaacttCTATAGTCATACACCACAATAATGACATTTCTGTCAATAACAGTCCtctaagattagtactatatagcctagatgtctagtaggctataccatatagGTTGTGTAAGTACTCTATGAAGTTTGCACATCAATGAAATcatctaacaatgcatttctcagaatgtatccccatgaTTAAGTAACGCATGACTGTATTAGTTTCTATATAAAcataaatctgaaaatgaaatataggTATAGCTACTAAGTAACCTGCATGTACACATCCCTGATCCCTTTTACATGAAtactaattttatatatttcactcTATTCAAGGTATTGATGAGATTACTTTCCTAGATATAATCTCTTTTATGGGGTTAGAAACTGTGAACTTCACTAAAATGTTCTCCCCAAATTTCACATTTAAGCATTTCTCTGTATTTCAATGTATaagaacagagagtagaatggtggttagcaggggctgggggtgtgtGGGAATTGGGcagttgtttaagggtacaaacttgcaacgaatagataaataagttctggagatctaatgcacaacatagtgattatagtcagtgatactgtattataaacttcaaagttgctaagagactagatcttaactattctcaacacaaaaaagaaatgataattatgtggcACAATAAAGATGTTCACTAAAACTACTGTAGTTTGcgatatataaatgtatcaaaaaaGAGTTTCTCTGGCTTTATCGattctcttttgattttattttaaagattttccttttcctttttctccccaaagccccccggtacatagttgtatatttttagttgtgtgtccttctacttgtggcatgtgggacgctgcctcagcatggcctgatgaacagtaccatgtccgggcccaggatccaaactgccgaaaccctgggccgccaaagctgagcttgcaaacttaaccacttggtcatggggctggcccgatTCTCTTTGTAATTTACACTATTGAAAAGGCCCTTACCATATTGGTTAACAAAGCAAATAATTATCCACTGAATGAAACTCTGACGTTCATTTTTATAGACTTTCTCTCCTGTATGGCCTGTGCAACAAATGTGAAGACCTGTCCTCTGACTGAAAATGTTGGTACACTCTTCACTTTCATAAAGTTTCTTATATGTGAAAAGATGATTTTGGTCATCTACACTTTGATTGAAGCTCCTTAAACTAATCCTCTGCAATGGGCTTTCTGATGAATGTGAAGACTTGAGCTCTAACTGAAGGCCTTACCACAATTAGTACATGTACAAAGTTTTTCTCCAGTGCGGACTCTCTGACGAGTATGAAGACTTTGAGCTCTCACAGAAGCCCTCCCCGTATTCTTCACATCTATATGGCTTTTCTTCCGTGTGGACGCTCTGATGTACATGAGGAGAGATTTGCACTCTGGCCGAAGCTCTTACAACACAACACACTTACTGGGTTCCTCTCCCGCATGCGCTCTGATGGAAGTAAAGTTTGAGCTTTCACTGAAACCTTTGCCTCTCTTCACACCTTTATAGAGCCTTTCTCCTGGATAATCTCTCTGAAGAACTTGAAGATCTGTGCTCCAGCTGATGCTCTTGTCACACTCGCCACACCTGTAGGGTTTCTCCCTGTATAGATTCTCTGAGGAATATGAAGATTTGAGCTAGCACCAAAGcttttctgcatttctcacatttaaatgttttttcccctcctttcagGAGGACATGAAGAATTATGTTACAACTGAAGCCTTCACCACATGTATCACATTTAAGTGGCTTCCCCACTGTGTAAGCTCTCTGATTATAGCAAAAAGCCAGGCTCTGTTTGAATCCCcaccacatttttcacatttaaaaggtTTCTGCGTGGACTTTCTGATGAGCTCAATAATCAGGCTAAAGCATCTTGCAACACTTCTAACATTTACTCCCTgtgtagaaaaagaggaaaatcagagaACAGCAAAGGTTGGgggcatgaaaaataaaatcaccaaaCAAAAAACTTCAATGGCTACTTGAGTAGCAGAAGACAAGACTGGAAAATGCAGGAATATCAATTAGTTCACTAGATTACCAGGtcaaaaaattcttagaatgtagagacaaaaaatttaaaaagtgaaatataaaaaataacaggTTAGAAGGCAGGTCAAggaaatttaatatatgtataataggcagtccagaaggagagaagagaagagagggataataatcaaggaaatattttctaagttgAAGAGCAGCACAAATAATTTTCtcagtattaaaagaaaataacaaagagaatAATGAGAGGGAAAATTAGGAGACATAGAAAGTATATATAATAGGAATACACATAATAggattccagaaagagaaaatagaagagagaagcAATAACCACaatagttgaaaaaaatttttctttacattttaatgtattgtttcgATTCTTTACAATGAGCATGCATTATTTAATCAGAAAAATCCACCAtaagggaaattaaaatatatgcaaaactggcttttaagaatcatttaaaaagattgaGATCTTCATTATAAATGGGCAGTGAACATGAGCAgtcaattcataaaagaaatacaaattaccaataagTAAAGGACAGATATGCATCTTCCCAGGTTATGTGAatagtgcaaattaaaacaatactaAGGTTAAAATATCAATTATCCATCATGTTGGCATcacttaaaaagaattataatactAGCATTAGGGTGTGGAAGAACATACACTTTTATGTGCTTccttctggaaaataatttgagttATTATATCATATGATGATAATGTAAGGATTTGAGGGATCTTGGAGTCCAAAGTTATACTATTTCTGGAGGGCAGTCTGGATCCAGATGTATTTTAAATGTGCACATCTTATAACCCAAAATTTCTTGGCCTGGGAGTaagagggagaaaatcagaaaaatattcacattatCAATGGACATATATAGGCTATATACATTTGTGTCTATATTTGCCCCTAAATCTGCCTATAAAGAAGCGAtaattatgtgaattatattacaaccatacaatgaaatactatattaTCCAGCTATTGATATGAAACTATACCCATGATAAAACTTAACAGAAACAGGGAGGTGACAAAGGATTATTTTATGTGTCTAATCACATACACCCCAATACacacatatttgttttatacttaaatatatgTTGATATGtccataaaaatatcttaaagaatCTTATCAGCTTCCTATCAATGGTTATTTTGGGGTTCAGGATTACTAGGTGTGTATGTCACAGCAACTTTCACtttctactttatatattattatagtGTTTGTAGtacaaaaagacaggaaataaactaaatgtatataaatagagATCTGGttagataaataataatatatctttACAATGCAATCCTTTGCAGCTGCTAAGAGGGAAGAGGTAAACTATAAATACTAAtatgaaacaatttcaaaataaattgataaGTAAAAGAAGCAAGGTGTGTTGAAGTAGGAACCCGTATCTTAAAtgggacacaaaaagcactaacaaACATTGAGACtgggcttcattaaaattttgttcCTCAAAAGACACCACGATAGAGTAAAAACACAAGCCAAAGACTCAAAAAGATACTCCCAATAAATATATCCCATGAAGGTTAGGGCTTTTGGAGTCTATTCAAGGAGGGTGGAAGGGACATTCAGTgcagctggagaaactgaggctaggaTGATTCTTAGCTTACTTGTGCCCCACACTCAGAGATTCTGCTTATGGGGCTTAATCATCATTATTTCTAGGATACTGAACTAGAATTCAATACAGCTCATTTTTCACTTCATCTAGACCTTCAGGGCTTGCAGCCTCCCCTTTCTTATGTGCCAACAGGACCTCTCTGCATTGTCTGCTTCTACATTTGAGGAGCTGACAACCACACAACGTGGTGGACTGATACCACTACAATATTTCTGATTTCAGATCTGAGATAAATCATTCTGCAATATAACTTTTACCAAGTCAGCTCCTCCTCTAGAATCCTGCTTTGCTCCCACTTACTTTTAAAAGACATTGAcataacggaatattattcagtcttaaaaaaggaggaaattctgacacacactatAACACTGGATAACACTTGAAgacatatgctaagtgaaacctgccaatcacaaaaggacaaatattgaatgattccacttatatgaggtacccagagtagttaaattcatagagacagaaggagaataGTagttgcaggggctgggggagggaggaatggggaggtgATGTCTAATGGGTACCGAGTTTCAAGTGGGGGAAGATGAAAACCTTCTGGAGATGGATGCACAACAgcatgaatgtacttaatgccactgaattcaGTATgtgtaaaaatggttaaaatggcaaattttatgttacatattttacaatttaaaaacttttcaagatattgaaaattgagaaaaagagaCATTAGGGGAAAGCAGGCAGGAAATTCATCAACTCTCACTCCAAAATTCTCAACAAGATTTATAAGGTTTTACATAATCTGTGCTCTGCTTACCTCTTTAGCTTCATCTCCTCCCACTTCCCTTCATCCTATTGTCTAAGTTTAATAAACTTCTTTGATTCCTGAACCCACTACGTTCTATATCTGCCAGGCTGTTACACATACCACTCTCTGCCTGAAGAATTATTGCTCAAACTCTCTCGAGTCAGCTAATTCACTGTTTAGTTCTTAGCAGTCTTCTCTTCTACCAGAAAGCTGTCCTGACCTCAAAAGTCCGGTGTAGATTTCCTTTTGTGAGTCTCTAGTATCTTGTACACCCTATACCAGCTCTTATTACATAGCTCTGTCACTGCCTGTTTACTTGTCTGTATTCTCTGCTAGACTATACAAAGCCTGAGGGCCGGAACTGAACCTCTTTTGGCTGGATCTTCTCAAACCTGCTCTCTTCTTTATGCCTCAGGATGCCCAGAATCATTAGTTAAGCCTCCAAGAATCTCATGGCCTTGAGGTTCTGCACCTCCTGCAGGCCTTCAATGGGTTTCTAAGTATCAAATTCTGAAAGGTGACCCTCTCAACTTGATGCTTTTGCCCCAGAATATACAACGAAGGGAAAGTTGTCCAGACTGCATCTAGCAGACgacatcagatttttaaaattatgagccTTAACCTACAACTGTCAGTTCTGATACATTTTGGTGCCAGGATGGAGTTGTGGGACCAATTTAGGACAAGTCATGttcatctcttccttttttccctaagAGTGTAGGGTCCTTAACAAGGTAAAAAGTGCCAGCTCTATTCCTGAAATCTCAATGGGGCAGAGATTCCAAGCTGTCACTcaatatccattctccctttTTTGCAGTTAATAGACTCTCCAGTTTGTGTCTGGGCAAATGCTTTCTCAGAATAAAAACTACATATCCCAACCTTCCTTGCAGCTGGCTATGACCAGGTGACCAAGTTTTGGCCAGTGAAATGTAAGTGGAAGTGGTGGTGCCAATTTAGGAAGTGTCCTTACAATGATGCTCTTTTCCAGTTCAGCTTTATGCTGAATGTGCAATGGGTGACTGGAGCTTGGGCAGCCATTTTGGACTACAAAGTAGGAAGATACTTGTTGATgttagagaaatgagagagaaggaaccTGGGCTCCTGACACCATGAGGTCCCTAGACTAACTATATTTAGGGTTATTTTTCATAAGAGAGaacaaaatttctattttgtttaaccACTATTTTTTGGCAATTTCTATTATGAACAGTTGAACCTAATCCTAATTAATGTATTTAACCCATTCTCTGgcctgagaagaaaaaaaaaatcaagaaatagcttTATTGTGATGTCTCTCTCACTGAACAAACATCCAATAGGTCCATAAGCTGGAGTTCAGACAACTTCAGCAGAATTCACAAGGGAGAGATGACATTATCAGATATGCGGAGGCTACAAACCAAGGAAGTATCTGATGAAGAGAACAGCATCAGTGATCCTGGGGTGATCCCAACTACACATGCCTCTACTTATTTTGTGAGAAACCATAAAGCAATAACTAGaagatgttaatttaaaaaaaggacttGAGAGCTCAGGGAACTACTGAACTGCAGAATTGCTGAATTCTGACAGTGTCACTGTCTGAAACcaactaattttctcttcttcctctacttaaaGCTTCCAGTATAACTAAGGTGAGGCCAGAACCCTGAGCAAGTTATTTTCTTGAAGACTATTGGCTGGATACTGTTTATCCCATAAGGTCCAGTTCACTATGCCAATTTTATTCCAAACTTCCCAGGGCCTAGAATCGAATACAGCACAAGAGGCTTAACAGCAGCAAGAAAAACTTTACAGCATAATGGTTAAGCCAAAAGCACTGCAGACATACCTAGGCTACAGTCTACCACTTTCAAACTGTGGGATCTTGGGTAAGTTTTATAACCCTTCTAAGTCTCAGTTCCTCATCAGGGATAATGGATACATAGGTTTAATCATAAATTgtgctcagcacagagcctggcacatgacaCTCACTCAGTATACAGGAAGAGTTATCACCAGATTCCCATTATCCCTCAGTTGGCCTCCAGAGGCAACCTATTTCATCTCCTATAAACGTCCAGGTTTTATCAGTTCATGTATAACATGGAGCCACATTAACAATATTCGCCATGTTCTGCTGGCTCTTGGCCCTCCAGTTAATATAGAAACCCCACCCCTGCCAactcctctccccttccatctACTTTTGCAAATTCTCCAGAAGTGTTTCCATAAACAAGCCTTCATCTTCCAGGTGATGTCCATGTCACTCTTTCCTCTGGCCTCTTTGGAGATGTTTGCAGCTAAGGGCCCCATTGCCTTCTAAGATGCACTGAGATTCCTCTCTACTATctttacattttccttaaaatgtttttaatttttttttgtttttcactttataaaaagGGTATCATACcctatgtaaccttttgggacttactttttcacttaatattgtgCTGctaagattcatccacattgctGCATGTCAttgtagctcatttcttttggcTGCTGTACCACATCATCCACTCTTCTGATGGGCACCTGGGTAGTTTCTAGGTTTAGGTTTTGCTATTGTGGAAGTGCCACAAAGTATATTCTCGTTCATATTTCCTGTTGTACTTGTATAAGGGTTTCTCTTAGTCTATACTTAGGAGTGGTATTGCTGGATTGTACAGTGTGTGAATGCTACATGTTACTTcatgtattatatttttcatatctaaTACTgcaatttttaatgactgcatgttcctgcttccttttcccttatttcattgagcacatttattatgcatatttaaaattcttggtCTGCTCATTCCACTAATTCTGCTTCAGAAATGTTTATGTATGTACTTAAAGGCTTGGAATAACACACAACTATTTATAGCAGTCATCTTTGAAGGACTGAGATTGTGGAAAAAAACCATCAGCTCAACCAACCTGGAcaacattacattttattttattatataaaatgtagaaagccttgattgagaaaaaaaatagggaagAGACTTAGAAACTGAAGAATCTTCTTAGGAAAGCAATGATTGCTGAAGGGTACCTCTGCTCCAGCCATGATGAGCATCTGTCTTCTTGGTACTCAATAGCAAAGCTCCAGGGACAATACTGTATAATCCCAGATCTCTCCCACTCATCCCTGAGCCTTGGTCCTGGAATTGAGTAGTTAGAGGTTGAGGAAATATGAAAAGTATGAAAATAAGAACACTCTCCATGAAAGCCAAGCTCAGAGGCTGGTCCTCTTTTACTCTGTTAAATACATTAGGAGCAGGAAGGATCAAAGTTCCCGAAGGCATACCCTCTCCTCATTTGGCTTTTTTGGCTTGGGGCTCCAGCGTGGAGCTGTGCACCCCACCGCCCTGCCTCCACTCACAGATATCTGCATAGTTGCACGTCCGGCATTTCCAAGCCTCCTCTATATCAACCCCTTGGGGCTCTCGGTGGCCCATCCAGTAGGCCATACAGTGCTGCACTTTGCCTCTCACCTCCTTCTCTTCAAAGGCCACAACCTCCGTAGCCAGAACAGTGGCAGTCTCTTGGTGGATATACTCAATCTTCAGGATATCAATAACTGGGAGGTCAGACAGTGTCAGAGACAAGAAGACCAGCTCCATGAGGTCACCCAAGGACTTCACAGAGAAGCCTCCCTGCTGGGCATGCCTCAGCACTGAAGGTCCCAGTGGCTTTTCTGGATGCAATTTTGTGTGGTGGATTAGGCTAGCAGTGGTCACTTTCCCTTGTACCATGGCATCAAAGATGTATTTGTATAGGCTGACTTGAAAATAGTCTTTGTTCTTCTGTGCTTCCAGAGGGAGCACAGGGCGCCTGCGTGTCTTGAGTTCAACCAGTTCCAGTTCTCCCTTGGCTGTATAGTGTAGCTCATCAATCACTCCAACAAGAAGCACACCGTCCACTTCTCCAAACACTGGAAACTCTCTGATGCGTCCTTCTGACTGCAGGGTAGGAATCATCAATAACATGTTCAGAAACTTAACTGCCCAAGCATCTTCTTTAGTGGTGATGGGGACAGTCCTAAGATCATGAACTTCTAGTTCTCTAGCTAGGTGGATGCTGGCACCAGTATCCAAAACAGCTGCCTTCTCAGGTACCAGGAAATCAGGAATCTCCTTCCCATATACCATTTGCTGTTCACACCAGTTCTGAGTAGACAGGTCAGTGACATACAAATAGTTAAGGTGGAATCGCTCCATGGGTGATGAGACATCCAATCCTCTTTTCCCCTTTGGTAAGCTTATGAGCTTGCCATCCTTCCCAGGGAGTTCAGATGAAGGGCCAGGATTGCTAAGTGAAGCACTTGACTCTTGGCTATCATCCAGGTCCAGAATCTCTAGAAACTCTGAGTCACTCAAGTCTGAGAACCCTGAGGCCTCTGCTGACACCATCTCCTCTTCCTCAGTCTCTGCCATGGCACAGCTCTGGACTGGGCAAAGGCTCTGCATATCATGTTAAAGAAAGgcattattcaaataaaaaatttctcaaaagcaCTTTCAAATTCCAATGATGTAAAAAGAATCATGgctaattatatatttacattatttaaagaACTCTATTTATTTAAGACCCAGCAGTACTGCTACAGAGTTGTGGTATGGGTACAATTTACAATAATACAGCTCCTTGGATCATCCATACAAACACTTGGCCAAATTTTTTAAGTGCAAAATAGTTTTATTCCTAAATCTGGCACTAACATTGTGTGTGACTTTCAGCAAATCACCTTGCttggcctcaatttcttcacataAAAGGAGATTTGAGGTTTGCCTTTTCTGCTTCAAAATTCTACTGACTTaggatattatttctttaagcgAATACAGATCTTTGTAAATGTTGGACCAATGTCTGACAGTTTACCAAGGGCCACTTTGACAGTTTCTTTGACATGAAGTCCTTGACtaggaaaataaatctcaattACAAACTGTTCCTGTCTGACTGCACACCTAGTTGGGCAAGCAGTTCTGGAAACGCAGTGGAAGAGACCGAAAAAAAGACTTGGAGATGGTGTATGAGCTTAACAGTTTATTGGGAACTACACACAGGGAGTCCAGGAGCAGCCAGCTGGACAGAGTTGCACACCATTACCAAGAACTGAGAGGGGGTTGCTTAAGTAGGCAGGGGAACAAAGGCTACATGCCTGCCAAGAGGGACTGTCCTCAC
This genomic interval from Equus quagga isolate Etosha38 chromosome 5, UCLA_HA_Equagga_1.0, whole genome shotgun sequence contains the following:
- the EXO5 gene encoding exonuclease V, producing MAETEEEEMVSAEASGFSDLSDSEFLEILDLDDSQESSASLSNPGPSSELPGKDGKLISLPKGKRGLDVSSPMERFHLNYLYVTDLSTQNWCEQQMVYGKEIPDFLVPEKAAVLDTGASIHLARELEVHDLRTVPITTKEDAWAVKFLNMLLMIPTLQSEGRIREFPVFGEVDGVLLVGVIDELHYTAKGELELVELKTRRRPVLPLEAQKNKDYFQVSLYKYIFDAMVQGKVTTASLIHHTKLHPEKPLGPSVLRHAQQGGFSVKSLGDLMELVFLSLTLSDLPVIDILKIEYIHQETATVLATEVVAFEEKEVRGKVQHCMAYWMGHREPQGVDIEEAWKCRTCNYADICEWRQGGGVHSSTLEPQAKKAK